One stretch of Anabas testudineus chromosome 24, fAnaTes1.2, whole genome shotgun sequence DNA includes these proteins:
- the LOC113149248 gene encoding complement C1q tumor necrosis factor-related protein 3-like, translating to MVSCWSLLVLVVCGLFLLQAPMEGHEDQSGWLQRVMERLEKLEAARDRSQVAFTASLVTTVQWTHQGPFSSDTKLVFQKVTTNIGNAYNSETGVFTAPTKGLYYISFTGSVGNSGSLNAAVLKNGATMFAIYNTQPCYSADSNGMALELEEGDRMWVVLWKNHSIFDQSRLSTFSGFLIFPM from the exons ATGGTGTCCTGCTGGTCTCTGCTCGTGTTGGTGGTCTGTGGTCTGTTCCTGCTTCAGGCTCCTATGGAGGGACACGAAGACCAGAGTGGTTGGCTGCAGCGAGTGATGGAGAGACTAGAGAAACTGGAGGCTGCCAGGG ATAGATCTCAGGTGGCGTTCACTGCCTCACTTGTCACCACTGTACAGTGGACTCATCAGGGGCCTTTTAGCAGTGACACCAAGCTGGTGTTCCAGAAGGTGACAACAAACATCGGCAACGCATACAACTCAGAAACAG gcGTCTTCACAGCACCCACAAAGGGACTCTACTATATCAGTTTCACCGGCAGTGTTGGAAACTCAGggtccctgaatgcagcagtCCTGAAGAATGGAGCGACCATGTTTGCTATCTACAACACACAGCCCTGCTACAGCGCTGACTCTAATGGTATGGCACTGGAACTGGAGGAGGGCGACCGGATGTGGGTGGTCCTCTGGAAAAACCACAGCATCTTTGACCAGAGTCGACTCAGCACCTTCAGCGGCTTCCTCATCTTCCCCATGTAG